The region ATGTAACAAACCATATTAATTAGTTACTATGGAAAAAGACTATTTTAACCTTTACAGAGAAAAAGACGATTTTAACCTCATTTGCATCCTTGTAATGGCTGACCTCATCTTTCTTTGGCCAAGTTACAACCCAACATCTGAAAAATAATTGTAAAAAAAGTTGGTTTTTTTCCAAACACCATGAAATAGcaatatattttcatttattcatttaatataataataataataataataataataataataataaaacctttGTTTTCCAAGGCGACATGAAAGCTCTTCAGCTAAGGCTTGACCAGGTCCATCACCATCTGTAGCCAATATAATTCGAGATGCctacaataaataaatataaaataaaaataaaaattctcatttttttatttttttatcagcattgactttgactaacataaataaaaattaataataataataataataataataataataataataataataataaattacacACCTTATCAAGACACCCGTTGCAATCCGATAGGTATTTAAATCTAGCCTCCTGATCataaaaattatttaataacaaacactttaatatatataattgagtggtcgttttatttttattaaaaaataaatatacttTTTTGGGTTAAATGcaataaatagcaatgtacttttatgcaTACATTTATTATAGCGccttactttcatttcttctgTATTTTGAAAAAGTGAAATTGTcagaaaaatcctaatattttcAGAAAAGTTTCACTTTAGTCCTAAAATTCTTTTTTTGAACAGAAAAGTCCTGATTATTTGATTTTACACAATAATGTCATTTcctattaaaagaaaaaaaattgttaattTGAGCCAAAATAAAATAATCGGGACTTTTATGTTCAAAAAAAATCGAGACAAAAATGAAACTTTCCGAAAATTTTGGGACTTTTCTGACACTTTacctttgaaaaatctaccaaatttCATCTCTATAATAAGATTCTTTCATTTTTTTGAAAATACACTTgggtagagtaaattacacgaatggtccctatggtttggagtaatttgcatgtttggtccctaacttatttttttaactctatAGTTTGGTTTTGTTTCGCATTAAATCCCTATCAAATCTGAAATTACTATACCCCCCTTGATTGTTTCTTTTTcgatttaattattatttataattaaaaaaaggaGAAATAAATGCACTAAATTAAACCTGTTTTTTAGAGGGTGATGCTTTTATTGACACGTGTTGTGGTGCTCCATCAGGAACACTAACACAATTTATAATTCCAGCTTCTTCCATTGAAAGCTTATCAATTTCACCTTCAACCTACTATCACCATTaaattaaattcatatattatattatatatacattAAACTATTAGAGTAATAGATCTaaaatttgttaaaaaaattacTATTACTATAACAATGTCATGTCCTTCCTTTATGCCATCAAGTCCATACAATATCCTTTCTCCATGCTTCGCCTGAATTTTATAACAAAACCtctttattcatatatttttatatttatatataaaaagaaaatgatAATGATATtggatatatatatttattaattaaaagtttaaaaccaACCTGCCAAAACTTTCTGCTTGTTATGCTGCGAAATTTACAGTTAACAAGTTCACCATTTCTTCTATATGTATAAGCTATCACATTCTGTTTATACAATTAAAGAAATGTTCTTCAGAAAATGTAGTAAATTTAAGGGAATTCAATTCAACATACTTATATTATAGTATTATACCTTATCATCAATCATTTGCATAACAGCATTTTTCTTCAAAATCTCTTCTGATATTTTTCGTGTAGCAAAGTATTCAATCAACTgaaacatatatataaaaaattggatcattgtgtgtgtgtgtgtgtgtgtgtgtgtgagagagagagagagagagagagagagagagagagagagaacaaatTATAAATTACTGTGAAGTACCTCATCACCAAGGGGCTCTAAACGCAAGGTCTCTTCACTTGGTTTTTTGGGAacattgactttgttgacttctTCTTGTATAGGACTCACATCTGCCAAAACCTGCAATAGGATTAATTACATGacaaataatttaataaaaaagtgGAGAAACATAATTCAAGTGTACATACATGACCAGATAATCCACATTCAAAATTAAAGCATCTCCACATTGCAACTTTCCTGAATACAAAGAGaaaaaataagtcattcatgaagTTTGAGTGGATATATAATCATGGAATCAAATACTCTCGGGTTCTTTTTGAATTAAATGAAGAAAGAAGTCAAGAACAACTTTAAATGAACTAAAGACATAAGAATTTTTACTCATTTTGGTTTTTATGGAATGAAAGAGTCCTCCCTTTGGATTGCCCACCTTTGCACTGTTTCAACAGAAGGTTAAATTAATTTATGCAAAAATTTGCAAACAAATTCAATATCTATTACTTCATCTCTTCAACATTAGGGTTACTTGTAGCATCTTCAAAGTTCAAATCAAAGTCACCATTTTTGAGATTAATAAACATGTCTGATCCCACTCCATGTTTTCCTCAAAattgatgcaaatatttaatttcaaaaccaaaagGTTTCGATGTATGATGTAAAATGTCAAAGTAATTGGGGAAAAAAAAACCTAACAAATCAAGATATTCATACCAGTGGACAAATTAGGAGAGTGTAT is a window of Lactuca sativa cultivar Salinas chromosome 1, Lsat_Salinas_v11, whole genome shotgun sequence DNA encoding:
- the LOC111893536 gene encoding primase homolog protein isoform X1 — protein: MISLHQGLFRSIQTAIYEPRLHRFQAHLVFLLPRYKLLSLRRQLPPKSSVFAKLNEEEKEAHGVYEVGRGNKALKLKVEQIGINFDSCTPGQYTLLICPLCKGGQSKGRTLSFHKNQNEKVAMWRCFNFECGLSGHVLADVSPIQEEVNKVNVPKKPSEETLRLEPLGDELIEYFATRKISEEILKKNAVMQMIDDKNVIAYTYRRNGELVNCKFRSITSRKFWQAKHGERILYGLDGIKEGHDIVIVIVEGEIDKLSMEEAGIINCVSVPDGAPQHVSIKASPSKKQEARFKYLSDCNGCLDKASRIILATDGDGPGQALAEELSCRLGKQRCWVVTWPKKDEVSHYKDANEVLVHLGAEALRHIVENAKLYEEQKIYAVL
- the LOC111893536 gene encoding primase homolog protein isoform X2; translated protein: MISLHQGLFRSIQTAIYEPRLHRFQAHLVFLLPRYKLLSLRRQLPPKSSVFAKLNEEEKEAHGVYEVGRGNKALKLKVEQIGINFDSCTPGQYTLLICPLCKGGQSKGRTLSFHKNQNEKVAMWRCFNFECGLSGHVLADVSPIQEEVNKVNVPKKPSEETLRLEPLGDELIEYFATRKISEEILKKNAVMQMIDDKNVIAYTYRRNGELVNCKFRSITSRKFWQAKHGERILYGLDGIKEGHDIVIVEGEIDKLSMEEAGIINCVSVPDGAPQHVSIKASPSKKQEARFKYLSDCNGCLDKASRIILATDGDGPGQALAEELSCRLGKQRCWVVTWPKKDEVSHYKDANEVLVHLGAEALRHIVENAKLYEEQKIYAVL